The following proteins are co-located in the Manihot esculenta cultivar AM560-2 chromosome 9, M.esculenta_v8, whole genome shotgun sequence genome:
- the LOC110622905 gene encoding uncharacterized protein LOC110622905, giving the protein MAQFTAQGRMKLLFNCDGVQLKLLRNGFAGGLNSFQLQKKTLEYIGSCTRLYYSLSKKSRHFNARASLKAREDGDSDESEDFDSEFETDDLASFRGLVLDISYRPVNVVCWKRAICLEFMEKADVLEYYDQTVISPSGSFYIPAVLRVPHLLQVVKRRRIRSNLSRKNILFRDNYTCQYCSSRENLTIDHVLPTAQGGEWTWENLVTACAKCNSRKGQKTIEEANMKLIKLPKAPKDFEILAIPLTSVAIKMLRMTKGTPEEWRQYLATPSSQP; this is encoded by the exons ATGGCTCAATTTACTGCACAAGGGCGCATGAAACTGTTATTTAATTGTGATGGAGTTCAGCTTAAGCTTCTTCGCAATGGCTTCGCTGGTGGGTTAAACTCATTTCAGCTCCAGAAGAAAACACTCGAGTACATTGGTTCATGTACAAGGCTCTATTATTCTCTCAGCAAAAAATCCAGGCATTTTAATGCGAGGGCAAGTCTCAAGGCAAGGGAAGATGGTGATAGTGATGAGAGTGAAGATTTTGACAGTGAGTTTGAGACAGATGATTTGGCTTCCTTTAGAGGTCTGGTCTTGGATATATCTTACAG GCCAGTTAATGTTGTCTGCTGGAAGAGAGCTATATGTTTGGAATTCATGGAGAAG GCTGACGTACTAGAATATTATGATCAGACTGTAATTTCTCCAAGTGGATCCTTCTACATACCAGCTGTATTAAGG GTTCCACATCTTCTGCAGGTTGTTaagagaagaagaataagaagtaaTCTTAGTCGTAAGAATATATTATTTCGGGACAACTATACTTGTCA GTACTGCTCTTCACGGGAGAACTTGACCATTGACCATGTTCTACCAACTGCACAAGGAGGAGAATGGACATGGGAAAATCTg GTTACTGCTTGTGCCAAATGCAACTCAAGGAAAGGTCAGAAAACTATAGAAGAGGCAAATATGAAGCTGATTAAGCTCCCCAAG GCCCCAAAAGACTTCGAAATACTCGCCATACCACTGACAAGTGTGGCAATAAAGATGCTGAGGATGACAAAAGGAACGCCTGAAGAGTGGCGTCAATATTTGGCAACGCCATCCTCCCAGCCATGA